DNA sequence from the Calditerrivibrio sp. genome:
TACACCCATTCGTTTCAAACCTTCAAGGAGATAAACCACCTGTTTTGCACCGCCATAAAGATTTCTACCAACCTCTATATGCAAAACTCTCATTTAACCATCCAATAAAAAGGAAACTTTATCCAACAACATCTCAGGGGTTATTATCTTCATACAATCATATCTCCCATCACAGGTCGGTTTTCTACGACAGGGAGAACAGGGTAGCTTTTCATACAACACTATGGTCTTATTAGAGTAAGTCCTCAAATAGGGGCAAGTGGAACCGAAAATAGCTACAGTATTTATACCAAAAGCTGTTCCAAGATGTGTCAATCCTGTATCAACACCAACTATACCATCAGATAGCATAATAAGAGCTGCAGAAGTTCCCAGATCTGTTATACCTACCAAGCACACAACCCTTTCATCTCTAAAGTATTTTGTTGCCTTTTCAATATTCCCTTTGCCACCTAAAATAAGAAGTTTATACTCGTGGTATTTCTCTAAAAAAGATTTTATAAAACTACACCAATAATCATCCAACCAATGTTTTTGGGGCCTCGTTGTAAAGGGTGCTATGACTATATACTTCTTTATATTGAAACTACCTAACAATGTTTTTGCATTAGAAATAGCCTGTTCACAAAGTACGATTTTTGGTCTACCATCAGAAGAAGCCCACTTCATCTGATCTATTAAATATAGATACTCAGAGGCAAACTGTTCAGAGTGACCACCCCTTTCTATAACTTTATCCAAAAAGAGCCAGTTTCCCTCCCTTTTACCAAGCCCAACTTTATATTTAGCTTTCGATAAAAAAACCCATATAGCCCCTTTCATTAACCCATGTAAATCGATGGCCAAATCATACCTGTTTTCCCGAAATCGTGATAAAAAAGAAAAAAAAGACATAATCAGTTTTATAAATCTCTTACCCTTTAAAAGCTCTTTCCATTCATCAACTGGCAATGGAATAACTTCGTCTATGAGATAGTTACCCTCTAAAAGTGAGCTATACTGAGCTTTTACAAGCCATACCACATAGTTTTTTTCCGCTTTGAGGGAACCAAGTAACGTGGAAGCAAAAACAATATCTCCAATAGCCGAAAGTCTTACCAACAAGACCTTTTTCATGTTATCATTTGTAGTATTATCTTATGATAAACTTCATCAACAGCAATATCTTGAACTGATGCTGCAGTAATATATCGAATATCAGGATCATGACAAGGAACTGGCCTATTACCTATCAAAACAAGTGTAGCTGATCCCGTCGCTGCCGCCACGTACAAGATACCTGTATCGTTGCCTATGCAGCCATTTGTATGTTTGATTATCGCAGCACTGTCCATAACCGAATTCGGCATAAAAACTCTAAATCTATCAGCAAAACTTTCAGGTATCCTTTGCCTTATATCATTTAATATACTCTCTTCAGCCTTTCCACCAACACAAACAACCCCAACACCACTCATCAACAGCTTAAGAGAAAGTTCAGAAAACTTCTCTATCCCCCAATCCTTGTGCTTGACAGAAGCACCTACCGCTAAGACTACCCTTTTATCAGGTAAACCTGAAAGTAGATCTCTATTCTTTTCTAAAA
Encoded proteins:
- a CDS encoding glycosyltransferase family 9 protein, with the translated sequence MKKVLLVRLSAIGDIVFASTLLGSLKAEKNYVVWLVKAQYSSLLEGNYLIDEVIPLPVDEWKELLKGKRFIKLIMSFFSFLSRFRENRYDLAIDLHGLMKGAIWVFLSKAKYKVGLGKREGNWLFLDKVIERGGHSEQFASEYLYLIDQMKWASSDGRPKIVLCEQAISNAKTLLGSFNIKKYIVIAPFTTRPQKHWLDDYWCSFIKSFLEKYHEYKLLILGGKGNIEKATKYFRDERVVCLVGITDLGTSAALIMLSDGIVGVDTGLTHLGTAFGINTVAIFGSTCPYLRTYSNKTIVLYEKLPCSPCRRKPTCDGRYDCMKIITPEMLLDKVSFLLDG